One window of the Pieris brassicae chromosome Z, ilPieBrab1.1, whole genome shotgun sequence genome contains the following:
- the LOC123718793 gene encoding mucin-2-like isoform X13, whose protein sequence is MSTFREDMRLLILLLLGTAWADVLPNGCPRDFSVHHLLRHEDCKKFYSCSNGVPIEMSCAPGTAFDFDLQKCIEDTSGCAKNDHNFIDSGGTCIPTAHETDCTKYYSCEKGVHVLTSCDPGYRFNTETGKCDVSSKVTCKHIKKRSIQTRCPNDVRIQMNIPHESDCDKYYRCFHGNRILMSCFNGAHYNPKTQSCDTPENAGCVDEEIIEDCPANTFIPIFLPHDTDCSKYYRCFRGNKQVQRCGHGQHFNAKTQLCDTIANAGCEKESNPPNECLKDGMLLSHEQCDKYFQCVHGNKILMPCPTGMHFSFKLQRCDWPKIAKCEPTQTPTTTTTTTTTTTTPKPESTPTPGYFPNGCPIDYRIEQLLPHPDCTKFYQCVHGFKQEMPCPGGTHFSFALQRCDWPSIAKCVPGITTTTRRPITTRRPTTTTRRSTTITTTKSPISTPRPGYFPNGCPVDYRIEQLLPHPDCTKFYQCVHGFKQEMPCPGGTHFSYELQRCDWPHIANCKPGASTSSPTTTPSTTPSTTTSTLRPTITTPSVTTSKPEYLPNGCPKDFSVHLLLPHEYDCTKFYHCNFGEKVERQCNSNLYFDPILQVCNWPSAVDCKPSTPPQSTTIKDLETTTTEVTSSVATTPDTTISPEVSTVGPTTPEATTPEATTAEDTTLEPTTPEATTPEATTAEDTTLEPTTTEATTPEATTPEATTAEDTTLEPTTPEASTPEATTAEDTTLEPTTTEATTPEATTPEATTAEDTTLEPTTPEATTPEATTAEDTTLEPTTPEASTPEATTAEDTTLEPTTPEATTPEATTAEDTTLEPTTPEATTPEATTAEDTTLEPTTPEATTPEATTPEATTAEDTTLEPTMPEATTPEATTPEATTPETSTPEASTPEGTTPEATTPEATTAEDTTLEPTTPEATTPETTTAEDTTLEPTTPEATTPEATTTEDTTLEPTTPEASTPEATTAEDTTLESTTPEASTPEATTAEDTTLEPTTPEATTPEATTAEDTTLEPTTTEATTPEATTAEDTTLEPTTPEATTAEDTTLEPTTPEATTPEATTAEDTTLEPTTPEATTPEATTAEDITLEPTTPEATTPEATTAEDTTLEPTTPEATTPEATTAEDTTLEPTTPEATTPEATTPEATTAEDTTLEPTTPEATTPEATTPEATTAEDTTLEPTTPEATTPEATTAEDTTLEPTTPEATTPEATTPEATTAEDTTLEPTTPEATTAEDTTLEPTTPEATTPETTTAEDTTLEPTTPEATTPEATTTEDTTLEPTTPEASTPEATTAEDITLEPTTPEATTPEATTAEDTTLEPTTPEATTPEATTAEDTTLEPTTPEATTPEATTPEATTAEDTTLEPTTPEATTPEATTAEDTTLEPTTPEATTPEATTPEATTPETSTPEASTPEATTPEATTAEDTTLEPTTPEATTPETTTAENTTLEPTTPEATTPEATTTEDTTLEPTTPEATTPEATTAEDITLEPTTPEATTPEATTAEDTTLEPTTPEATTPEATTAEDTTLEPTTPEETTPEATTAEDTTLEPTTPEATTPEATTAEDTTLEPTTPEATTPEATTPEATTAENTTLEPTTPEATTPEATTAEDTTLEPTTPEATTPEATTPEATTAEDTTLEPTTTEATAPEATTPEATTAEDTTLEPTTPEATTPEATTAEDTTLEPTTPEASTPEATTAEDTTLEPTTPEATTPEATTPEATTAEDTTLEPTTPEATTPEATTAEDTTLEPTTPEATTPEATTPEATTAEDTTLEPTTPEATTPEATTAEDTTLEPTTPEATTPEATTPEATTAEDTTLEPTTPEATTPEATTAEDTTLEPTTPEATTPEATTPEATTAEDTTLEPTTTEATAPEATTPEATTAEDTTLEPTTPEATTPEATTAEDTTLEPTTPEATTPEATTPEATTAEDTTLEPTTPEATTPEATTPEATTAEDTTLEPTTPEATTPEATTAEDTTLEPTTPEATTPEATTPEATTAEDTTLEPTTTEATAPEATTPEATTAEDTTLEPTTTEATAPEATTPEATTAEDTTLEPTTPEATTPEATTAEDTTLEPTTPEATTPEATTAEDTTLEPTTPEATTPEATTAEDTTLEPTTPEASTPSTPSTPAPICPPGVFGNVPHPVLCDYYYNCIGGMEVLLRCLEGFEYDHSIRGCSRISENGCFARKNVTTTIDYNTDTTTDYQLIDTTTEYIESTTYRENICPPGFSGNLPHSTICSHYYLCEEGEAILKNCAKGFEYDAEIMDCVPISETGCYAQQGLTTTTDNNRLPELSTYKNDEEDYICPPMFSGNIEHPTLCDSYYTCFAGMEFLMNCSHGFEFDPVVKNCVRISKTGCFATRYNLTSSTTTTTTPTITTTENNKDKPICPPNFSGNVPHETKCDSYYTCFSGSEFLMQCPNGFEFDSNTKDCVRISETGCFAQQRLATTTDNNRLPELSTYKNDEEDYICPPMFSGNIKHPSLCDSYYTCFAGMEFLMNCTHGFEFDPVVKDCVRISETGCFAQQGLATTTDNNKLPELSTYKNDEEDYICPPMFSGNIEHPSLCDSYYTCFAGMEFLMNCSHGFEFDPAVKNCVRISNTGCFATRYNLTTTTTTTTTTTPSTTTPENNKVKPICPPAFSGNIPHRTKCDYYYTCFSGSEFLMQCPKEFEFDPNTKDCVRISEAGCFAHQDLTTTTDNNRLPELSTYKNDEEDYICPPTFSGNIEHPTLCDSYYTCFAGMEFLMNCSHGFEFDPVVENCVRVSKTGCFATRYNLTTTTTTSTTTEHNKVTPICPPAFSGNIPHRTKCDYYYTCFSGSEFLMQCPNGFEFDPTTNECVRVTPSGCFARQNDPENICAPGKSGHVPHPELCDTFYLCAMGEPLRLHCSRGFEFSAENGQCVAISDDGCFAKVKQSKQMPICSPAKSGNIPHQTRCDSYYHCEDGEATEVFCKEGLEFDPETKQCALISENGCTARK, encoded by the exons AGTTGTGACACGCCGGAGAATGCTGGTTGCGTTGACGAGGAAATTATCGAGGACTGTCCAGCTAACACCTTTATCCCAATATTTTTACCTCATGATACTGACTGTAGCAAGTATTATAGATGCTTTAGGGGTAACAAACAAGTCCAAAGGTGTGGTCATGGTCAGCATTTTAATGCGAAAACCCAG CTCTGCGATACAATAGCAAACGCTGGCTGCGAAAAGGAATCGAACCCGCCAAATGAGTGCCTTAAGGATGGAATGTTGCTATCACATGAGCAGtgtgataaatattttcaatgtgTTCAcgggaataaaatattaatgccGTGTCCAACTGGGATGCACTTTAGTTTCAAGTTACAG CGATGTGATTGGCCAAAAATAGCGAAATGTGAGCCAACACAAACACCAACAACAACAACGactacaacaacaacaacaacgaCACCGAAACCGGAATCAACACCCACACCGGGATACTTTCCTAACGGATGTCCTATAGACTATAGAATTGAACAGTTGTTACCACATCCGGATTGTACGAAATTTTATCAGTGCGTGCATGGTTTTAAACAAGAAATGCCTTGTCCAGGAGGAACGCACTTCAGTTTTGCTTTGcag AGATGTGATTGGCCTAGTATAGCAAAGTGTGTTCCGGGTATAACAACTACAACTCGACGCCCAATAACAACTCGTCGACCAACAACAACTACTCGTCGATCGACAACAATTACAACGACCAAATCACCTATTAGTACCCCAAGGCCTGGATATTTTCCCAATGGATGTCCAGTAGACTACAGAATCGAACAATTGTTACCACATCCTGACTGCACTAAATTCTATCAGTGCGTGCATGGCTTTAAACAAGAAATGCCATGTCCGGGAGGAACACACTTCAGTTATGAACTGCAG AGATGCGATTGGCCACATATTGCTAATTGTAAGCCTGGAGCTTCAACTTCTTCCCCAACAACAACACCTTCTACAACACCCAGTACAACAACATCAACACTAAGACCAACAATAACAACGCCCAGCGTAACAACGTCAAAGCCAGAATATTTACCAAATGGTTGTCCTAAGGACTTTTCGGTCCATTTGTTGCTACCACATGAGTACGATTGCACGAAATTCTATCATTGCAATTTTGGGGAGAAGGTTGAGCGGCAATGTAATTCGAATTTATACTTCGATCCAATTTTGCAG GTATGTAACTGGCCGTCAGCAGTTGATTGCAAGCCAAGCACGCCTCCTCAAAGTACAACTATAAAAGATCTCGAAACAACAACCACTGAGGTAACCTCTTCAGTTGCTACCACTCCTGATACCACAATAAGTCCAGAAGTGTCTACAGTAGGGCCAACTACGCCTGAAGCAACTACACCAGAGGCAACCACGGCCGAAGACACAACATTAGAGCCTACTACGCCTGAGGCAACAACACCTGAGGCTACCACGGCTGAAGACACAACATTGGAGCCAACTACGACTGAAGCAACAACACCAGAGGCTACTACACCAGAGGCTACCACGGCTGAAGACACAACATTAGAGCCAACTACGCCTGAGGCATCAACACCAGAGGCTACCACAGCTGAAGACACAACATTGGAGCCAACTACGACTGAAGCAACAACACCAGAGGCTACTACACCAGAGGCTACCACGGCTGAAGACACAACATTAGAGCCAACTACGCCTGAAGCAACAACACCAGAAGCTACCACGGCTGAAGACACAACATTAGAGCCAACTACGCCTGAGGCATCAACACCAGAGGCTACCACAGCTGAAGACACAACATTAGAGCCAACTACGCCTGAGGCAACAACACCAGAAGCTACTACAGCTGAAGACACAACATTAGAGCCAACTACGCCTGAAGCAACTACACCAGAG GCTACCACGGCTGAAGACACAACATTAGAGCCAACTACGCCTGAGGCAACAACACCTGAGGCTACTACACCAGAGGCTACCACGGCTGAAGACACAACATTAGAGCCAACTATGCCTGAGGCAACAACACCTGAGGCTACTACACCAGAGGCTACTACACCAGAGACCAGTACACCAGAGGCTAGTACACCAGAGGGTACTACACCAGAGGCTACTACACCAGAGGCTACCACGGCTGAAGACACAACATTAGAGCCAACTACGCCTGAAGCAACTACACCAGAGACTACCACGGCTGAAGACACAACATTAGAGCCAACTACGCCTGAGGCAACAACACCAGAAGCTACTACAACTGAAGACACAACATTAGAGCCAACTACGCCTGAAGCATCTACACCAGAGGCTACCACGGCTGAAGACACAACATTAGAGTCAACTACGCCTGAGGCATCAACACCAGAGGCTACCACGGCTGAAGACACAACATTAGAGCCTACTACGCCTGAGGCAACAACACCTGAG GCTACCACGGCTGAAGACACAACATTGGAGCCAACTACGACTGAAGCAACAACACCAGAG GCTACCACGGCTGAAGACACAACATTAGAGCCAACTACACCAGAG GCTACCACGGCTGAAGACACAACATTAGAGCCAACTACGCCTGAAGCAACAACACCAGAAGCTACCACGGCTGAAGACACAACATTAGAGCCAACTACGCCTGAGGCAACAACACCAGAAGCTACTACAGCTGAAGATATAACATTAGAGCCAACTACGCCTGAGGCAACAACACCAGAAGCTACTACAGCTGAAGACACAACATTAGAGCCAACTACGCCTGAAGCAACTACACCAGAG GCTACCACGGCTGAAGACACAACATTAGAGCCAACTACGCCTGAGGCAACAACACCTGAGGCTACTACACCAGAGGCTACCACGGCTGAAGACACAACATTAGAGCCAACTACGCCTGAGGCAACAACACCTGAAGCAACTACACCAGAGGCCACCACGGCTGAAGACACAACATTAGAGCCAACTACGCCTGAAGCAACTACACCAGAGGCTACTACGGCTGAAGACACAACATTAGAGCCAACTACGCCTGAGGCAACAACACCTGAGGCTACTACACCAGAGGCTACCACGGCTGAAGACACAACATTAGAGCCAACTACACCAGAG GCTACCACGGCTGAAGACACAACATTAGAGCCAACTACGCCTGAAGCAACTACACCAGAGACTACCACGGCTGAAGACACAACATTAGAGCCAACTACGCCTGAGGCAACAACACCAGAAGCTACTACAACTGAAGACACAACATTAGAGCCAACTACGCCTGAAGCATCTACACCAGAGGCTACCACGGCTGAAGACATAACATTAGAGCCAACTACGCCTGAGGCAACAACACCAGAAGCTACTACAGCTGAAGACACAACATTAGAGCCAACTACGCCTGAAGCAACTACACCAGAG GCTACTACGGCTGAAGACACAACATTAGAGCCAACTACGCCTGAGGCAACAACACCTGAGGCTACTACACCAGAGGCTACCACGGCTGAAGACACAACATTAGAGCCAACTACACCAGAGGCTACTACACCAGAGGCTACCACGGCTGAAGACACAACATTAGAGCCAACTACGCCTGAGGCAACAACACCTGAGGCTACTACACCAGAGGCTACTACACCAGAGACTAGTACACCAGAGGCTAGTACACCAGAGGCTACTACACCAGAGGCTACCACGGCTGAAGACACAACATTAGAGCCAACTACGCCTGAAGCAACTACACCAGAGACTACCACGGCTGAAAACACAACATTAGAGCCAACTACGCCTGAGGCAACAACACCAGAAGCTACTACAACTGAAGACACAACATTAGAGCCAACTACGCCTGAAGCAACTACACCAGAGGCTACCACGGCTGAAGACATAACATTAGAGCCAACTACGCCTGAGGCAACAACACCAGAAGCTACTACAGCTGAAGACACAACATTAGAGCCAACTACGCCTGAGGCAACAACACCAGAGGCAACCACGGCTGAAGACACAACATTAGAGCCAACTACGCCTGAGGAAACAACACCAGAAGCTACTACAGCTGAAGACACAACATTAGAGCCAACTACGCCTGAGGCAACAACACCAGAAGCTACTACAGCTGAAGACACAACATTAGAGCCAACTACGCCTGAGGCAACAACACCAGAGGCTACTACACCAGAGGCTACCACGGCTGAAAACACAACATTAGAGCCAACTACGCCTGAAGCAACTACACCAGAGGCTACCACGGCTGAAGACACAACATTAGAGCCAACTACGCCTGAGGCAACAACACCTGAGGCTACTACACCAGAGGCTACCACGGCTGAAGACACAACATTAGAGCCAACTACGACTGAAGCAACAGCACCAGAGGCTACTACACCAGAGGCTACCACGGCTGAAGACACAACATTAGAGCCAACTACGCCTGAAGCAACAACACCAGAAGCTACCACGGCTGAAGACACAACATTAGAGCCAACTACGCCTGAGGCATCAACACCAGAGGCTACCACAGCTGAAGACACAACATTGGAGCCAACTACGCCTGAGGCAACAACACCTGAGGCTACTACACCAGAGGCTACCACGGCTGAAGACACAACATTAGAGCCAACTACACCAGAGGCTACTACACCAGAGGCTACCACGGCTGAAGACACAACATTAGAGCCAACTACGCCTGAGGCAACAACACCTGAGGCTACTACACCAGAGGCTACCACGGCTGAAGACACAACATTAGAGCCAACTACGCCTGAAGCAACTACACCAGAGGCTACCACGGCTGAAGACACAACATTGGAGCCAACTACGCCTGAGGCAACAACACCTGAGGCTACTACACCAGAGGCTACCACGGCTGAAGACACAACATTAGAGCCAACTACACCAGAGGCTACTACACCAGAGGCTACCACGGCTGAAGACACAACATTAGAGCCAACTACGCCTGAGGCAACAACACCTGAGGCTACTACACCAGAGGCTACCACGGCTGAAGACACAACATTAGAGCCAACTACGACTGAAGCAACAGCACCAGAGGCTACTACACCAGAGGCTACCACGGCTGAAGACACAACATTAGAGCCAACTACGCCTGAAGCAACTACACCAGAGGCTACCACGGCTGAAGACACAACATTGGAGCCAACTACGCCTGAGGCAACAACACCTGAGGCTACTACACCAGAGGCTACCACGGCTGAAGACACAACATTAGAGCCAACTACACCAGAGGCTACTACACCAGAGGCTACTACACCAGAGGCTACCACGGCTGAAGACACAACATTAGAGCCAACTACGCCTGAAGCAACTACACCAGAGGCTACCACGGCTGAAGACACAACATTAGAGCCAACTACGCCTGAGGCAACAACACCTGAGGCTACTACACCAGAGGCTACCACGGCTGAAGACACAACATTAGAGCCAACTACGACTGAAGCAACAGCACCAGAGGCTACTACACCAGAGGCTACCACGGCTGAAGACACAACATTAGAGCCAACTACGACTGAAGCAACAGCACCAGAGGCTACTACACCAGAGGCTACCACGGCTGAAGACACAACATTAGAGCCAACTACGCCTGAGGCAACTACACCAGAGGCTACCACGGCTGAAGACACAACATTGGAGCCAACTACGCCTGAGGCAACAACACCAGAAGCTACTACAGCTGAAGACACAACATTAGAGCCAACTACGCCTGAAGCAACTACACCAGAGGCTACTACAGCTGAAGACACAACATTAGAGCCAACTACGCCTGAAGCATCAACACCAAGTACCCCATCTACACCTGCACCAATTTGTCCCCCAGGTGTTTTTGGCAATGTACCACATCCCGTTTTGTGTGACTACTATTACAATTGTATTGGAGGAATGGAAGTTTTACTGAGATGTTTAGAAGGCTTTGAGTACGATCACAGTATTAGG GGCTGCTCACGCATTTCCGAAAATGGATGTTTTGCAAGAAAAAATGTTACAACAACAATAGATTATAacacagatacaacaacagaCTACCAACTTATCGACACAACAACAGAATATATAGAATCAACAACATACAGAGAGAATATTTGTCCACCCGGTTTTTCAGGGAATTTGCCACACTCAACAATTTGCAGTCATTATTATCTTTGTGAAGAGGGTGAAGCGATACTGAAGAACTGCGCGAAGGGATTTGAGTACGATGCCGAAATTatg gACTGTGTTCCAATATCAGAGACCGGTTGTTACGCACAGCAAGGTCTAACAACAACAACGGATAACAATAGATTACCCGAGTTATCAACTTACAAGAACGACGAAGAGGACTATATATGTCCACCAATGTTTTCTGGTAATATCGAACATCCAACTTTGTGTGATTCGTATTACACTTGCTTTGCTGGAATGGAATTTTTGATGAATTGCTCTCATGGATTCGAGTTTGACCCAGTTGTTAAG AATTGCGTCCGGATTTCAAAAACTGGTTGTTTCGCAACACGATACAACTTAACATCATCAAcaacaacgacaacgacaccAACTATAACAACAACCGAAAACAATAAAGACAAACCAATATGTCCACCGAACTTCTCAGGAAATGTACCCCACGAAACAAAATGCGATTCTTACTATACTTGCTTTAGTGGATCGGAGTTTTTGATGCAATGTCCCAACggatttgaatttgattcgAATACAAAA GATTGCGTTCGAATATCGGAGACCGGTTGTTTTGCACAACAACGCTTAGCAACAACAACAGACAACAATAGATTACCCGAGCTATCTACTTATAAGAACGATGAAGAGGACTATATATGTCCACCAATGTTTTCTGGTAATATAAAGCATCCATCTTTGTGTGATTCGTATTACACTTGCTTTGCTGGGATGGAGTTTTTGATGAATTGCACTCATGGATTCGAGTTTGACCCAGTTGTTAAG GACTGTGTTCGAATATCAGAGACTGGTTGTTTTGCACAACAAGGCTTAGCCACAACAACggataacaataaattacccGAGTTATCAACTTACAAGAACGATGAAGAGGACTATATATGCCCACCTATGTTTTCTGGTAATATCGAACATCCAAGTTTGTGTGATTCGTATTACACTTGCTTTGCTGGAATGGAGTTTTTGATGAATTGTTCTCATGGATTCGAGTTTGATCCAGCTGTTAAg aaTTGCGTCCGGATCTCGAACACTGGCTGTTTTGCAACACGATACAACTTAACAACAACTACAACGACAACCACAACAACGACACCATCTACAACAACACCCGAAAACAACAAAGTCAAACCAATATGTCCACCGGCTTTCTCAGGAAATATTCCCCACAGAACGAAATGTGATTATTACTATACTTGCTTTAGTGGATCGGAGTTTTTAATGCAGTGTCCCaaagaatttgaatttgatccGAATACAAAA GACTGTGTTCGAATATCAGAGGCTGGTTGTTTCGCACATCAAGATCTAACAACAACAACGGATAACAATAGGTTACCCGAGTTATCAACTTACAAGAACGATGAAGAGGACTATATATGCCCACCTACGTTTTCTGGGAATATCGAACATCCAACTTTATGTGATTCGTATTACACTTGCTTTGCTGGAATGGAGTTTTTGATGAATTGTTCTCATGGATTCGAGTTCGATCCAGTCGTTGAG aattgCGTCCGAGTTTCGAAAACTGGTTGTTTTGCAACACGATACAACTTAAcaacaacgacaacgacatcAACTACAACCGAACACAACAAAGTCACACCAATATGTCCACCGGCTTTCTCAGGAAACATTCCCCACAGAACAAAATGCGATTATTACTATACTTGCTTCAGTGGTTCGGAGTTTTTAATGCAGTGTCCCAACGGATTTGAATTTGATCCCACAACCAAC GAATGTGTAAGGGTAACGCCGAGTGGATGTTTCGCGCGGCAAAATG ATCCAGAAAACATTTGCGCACCAGGTAAATCTGGTCACGTGCCACACCCAGAATTGTGTGACACGTTCTACCTTTGTGCCATGGGTGAACCCCTGAGGCTACATTGCAGCAGAGGATTTGAATTCTCTGCAGAAAATGGG CAATGCGTGGCGATATCTGATGATGGATGCTTTGCGAAAG TGAAACAATCAAAACAGATGCCAATTTGCTCACCAGCTAAATCTGGTAACATACCACATCAAACAAGATGCGACTCGTACTATCACTGTGAAGATGGTGAAGCCACAGAAGTATTTTGTAAAGAAGGATTGGAATTTGACCCAGAAACTAAG caATGCGCGCTCATTTCGGAGAACGGCTGCACAGCTCGCAAGTAG